In the Rhea pennata isolate bPtePen1 chromosome 4, bPtePen1.pri, whole genome shotgun sequence genome, ATTAACATTGCTATAAATATTCATAATGTTGTTAATCATAGTCACAGAATTTAATAGCACTTAGCTGCTGCTAGTATTAATTGTGCCAAGGAGTCAGAAAGCATGGAGAATTGCAATTTAGGCAGGAAGGGCAATCAATATTCTTCCTCTGACAGGCAAATGTATTTATAACCCAAGGCAAGTGCTTTTCATACCGTGTGTTTTAGACAATGGGACAAAtcactacattttaaaacattttataatcCTAATAAAGTACAGTGTATCACTTGGCAAAAATTTTCCTCAGGGCAAAATTCCTAATGGCAAAGAATGACACCTAGTTAAAAACTACTGCTTTGTACAGTTTTGAAAGATCCTTTAGTATGAATAGCAGAAATATGCAAAGTTCATCGAACTGAGAAAAAGACCTGAAGGTATCTGAGTAGGGAACAATAGAGTTGTTGTCCTAATGTCTGTAATGCATGTActaatttccttctctctccattttttaGGATAATCCATATTTTGATATGCACTTCCACAAAGTCTACAGTATGGAAGCATACAGTTGTGCATCTAAATATACCTTTGCTCGAACATTAAACGAACTGAATGAAATGTATCTTAAAAAGGACTTGAAGATTGTGAACTTTGATAACACCTACTTAAATGATGATTCATTCTGGTCATCAAACAATAGAGATTGCTTAGTACTTATGAGAATATGCTTTTATGCTTCCAACCTTTTATGTCTCTCCCTATGTCCTCTGTCCTAAAGATGGATTTTATAACATTAAAGTGACTGTTTCACTTTTGCTGACTAGAATTTCATAAATCATATGATAAAAGAGATAGTAAGCAATATGCaatatctgctttttaattttacatgtaagtccaaaatgaaatatactTTTTGTATAAGCAATTGAtcattaatttatatatattagaAGGGCCTAACTCTGACAAATACCTACAAATGTAGAAGACTTTCAACACAGGACCAATAATTCACCTATTCAGTGGTGACTGCTCATATAAGTAGAGTTCAGCGCTTGATCTTATGTTTGTAGAGGCATAAGTAATTCTTCATTAATAGccacaaatatttaaagagcaTTAGTAGTTAATTTATGTCTTGGaggtagaaaaaataaagcaaacaaatgagATCTGTACAGGAATGATgcacatttccattttcaaactCATTGAAGTAGAGAACGCCCTTAAAGAGATCATGCCTACATGAATACAAGAACCAAATCTTGGTCCTGCTGAATCAGAGTTTTGCCTTCAGATTCCATGGCACCAACTTTTTACCTATGCatctataattattttttctcacaaTGTCTAGTAGTCCCTTTAGCCTATCCATTATTTGTGATGCCatcttaaaaacataaaatgaatgtttttagGTAAATAGCTTGCTTTATTTGTCAGACTTCttagcacttttttcttttatattattaGTGTCTTCTTTGTTGCAATTTATTGTTCATGTATATGAATTGACCCAGGTAGAGAACGGATATTGTCTAtgcctcttctctgcctccaaACCAATAACTAACAAAATACTTCTGGAGATCCTATATAAACTGTAGTTGGTGGCTATTAGTTACAATTACTTCATAAGCAAGTGATAAGCTTCTCAAAGTTCATAGAATTAGAATTCTGAGGGTAATTTCCACCTGATGCTAGCTACGTATTGGCTTATTTAGTATGCTACTTAAATGTGTATCAGTACTTACAGTTACATTTAACATGAGGTGGATTCTGCTGAGTGCTTTGGAGGATTTCACCCGTAACAAAAACAGTGACAGTATTATATTATGGTAGAAATAGAGGACAAATTATAGCTGCATTgtctggaagcagaagaggaacaaTGTTGACAATAAGCAGCATAGTGATATCTCATCAGTCAGCTAAGCTAGCTGGCTGGTCTTCCTGTAGACAGTAGAGAAAGAAGGGGCTCACCAAAGCTGATTCAGAGAAACGTAAAATGAGTTTCTGGCCTGACCTTCCTGCCTGAGAAAACTTGCTCTCTCTTTTGGAAgtgaagagagaagaggagactAGCTGTGGACCAGAACAGCTAAGTACCTCAAGTCGATTGATAAGTAGCTCCCAGGAAACCACAAGCTGGTTAATGTCTTCTTCCAATATATGTCACCTGTAAAATGGATAGTCATGCAAGGATACTGTGGCTCTTACTGCATTGTCGCTTTTCACATGGACTCCcacctttaaaaacatttatataaagGTACTAGGGATtcaaaattgaaacaaaaacaaatgagaatatatttgaaagattGTATAAGATGTACAGctttttactttactttttaatgCTGTCCTGTTGCTAGTATATACAAAGGCCATACATTTGATTATCTAATCTTTGAAGTTGCGTATTTTATTCTAGACATATGTTGTAAGTGATGTTCCTTCTAACATAACCTTAATAATTATGTGTCCCTTGATAGTTGTGAAAACAGTTTATATGAGTCATGCAAATCTTCCGGAATTTGTAAGGACTTGTGTCATACATTTACCACCTAAATATTGTAAGAGAGGAGGACTGTATTTCCAAACATTGTTTATGAAATTTGGTTGTTATTTTCAGAATGTCTTTGGGATAATCCAGTTCGAGTATGTATATTGTAATGTGTGATCCATACCTACAAGAACTATTTGCCCAACATCCAGCTTGCATAAAGCCATTTCTAATAGCAAGTAGTGCAGACTACTGTTATGTGTGACACATTGTCTCATTTGGACTGTGAATTATTGTATTGTATTAGATAAAAAATATGGAACATCTAATAATAAACACTCCATTAGCAATCCTTTGAAATATGTGTACGGGTAGTGAATTCCTGACCAGTAGTTGTTTGTATTGTGTTAGAAACTGATTAGAGAAAACTCTAGCTAAAAATGACTATAATGTTCAAATATATTCAGTTGACTTGCACAAGTAGCTTTCTATTCTTCCACTGTATAAACATTAAACTGATTATATTGGAATACAAGTAAGTCTGTACTATATGTGGAATACACgcaattaaaatctgttttttcttcttcagacatTCTTCACCATGTGACCAGACTAGccaagaggaaaggaaaaatagggATATTCTCCTTTTAGATTATTTCAGTTattatcaaaaggaaaaatatttaaaaacttgatCTTGGAACACTTGCACAGTTCTTTATATAAGATATCAAATACACTGTGTATTGCTAATCTGATACAATTGCACTGTAGAACGTCTGTATCCTGAGGTACGAAAGATTGTCATTATGTGGTTAGTATAGTCCAGCTGCACCACATGAGATAGAGAATATACTAAATTTTAAATGGGAAAGACCCGATAGGCTAGATGATAGTCAATCTTTCAGTTGATTTGATCTTTCAAAATGGTGTTCTACATCACATTTCCTGACGTTGGTTACACAGTGAAgttgaaaatacagtatttagaTTTATCTGCTTCTCATGGAAGACTTCTCCAAAACTACTTAGGGAGAAACTTACAGAAGACTAAAAGATGATCAAGAATGCTTTTGTAGCATTTTTATAAAAGGTTTCAGCTAAATGGTGGAGTGAATTAATACTCAAGACTCTATGTAGATTATATTCAGAATACAGGAAATGCTATCAGCCATATTTGTGTTccagagaaaagtaaaaatctggcagcctgaaaatgaagagtggcaacaaacaaacaagactTCATGCACACTTGGATAAGAAGCAGGGAGAGAAGAGTGTGTCATAAAAGATGGACGATGATTTTGTCTTAAGAAGTATCCTGTTTTTTAACTCTTAAACCACCATCAGAAGTAAGAacacatggaaagaaaaaggattttggaatattttgtttgtaataCTCATTGATaccataaacatttttttctacttaaatgATTCATAAATTTCCTTCAATTCTGTGCTACAAAAAGTGCTTTATATCAACATTCAGATAAGGTGGTGCCATATCAACAAAATGGTGATGTTCCACTGGAGTTCATGGATTTAAGATAAATTTTCACCAGCTAAGAGCCCTGAgcttatatttaaaacagaaggatTCTGTTCCTGTGTGTTCAGTCTTGGATCAAGGCAGAATTTTAGGTCATTTTTGAAGGGAAACAGAACAGACAAGGGGCCTATTCCAAACTGTGACTTCTGTGCTGCTTCCAAGTTCTTGTCCTCCCTTGCATATTGGAGTCACTCATATGTGTCAGTATACTGACCCATCTCATCCCAGTGTTCTACTTGTACAGTCTTTCTCTGTCAGACTTTCTCTGTCATCTGCCTATTCCGCAATGGCTTCAGTCACTTTCACAATATAACTCTCGTATCTTCTCTCAGAAAAATGGGAGTGTATTATGTAATTTGTAACATGtgattttggaatattttgtcACGAGTTAAGGCTCATATTGGAAGATCAAAGAGCTTCTGGGGGaagctgaaaaaggaagagCTATGGCACCCTGCATACTGTAAAATGATCTCACAATGACTGTTTTAACACGTATAACCACATTTTAGCATTAACCAACTAAGTCTTGCTTTTTGCACTTAAACAGAATTAACAAttgaagacagaaaaggagaagggtTTTGGATTATTAACAACAAAAGCTTTATGCAAGCCTATCCAGTCCTTCATGGCTGCTTTGTCTAGTCTTTATAGATCCAGCAAcagacagttttattttgtaggTTAACCAAGAAATTACcctattgtattttcttttttaaccttgGCCCTTATGAATATTACAGAACATGTATACAGCATATTGTTTTGtaagtcagaaaataaaactatattcAGTAAATCTGTAGTGGTCAGCAATGTTTTCAGTCATGTGGGAAGATGATATAATAATGATGAGATTGCTGTTTTACATATTAGAAGTCTATCTTTGCTGGCAACTTAACTATTACAATAACTTGGAGAAGATATTTACTATTGCTTTTTATTAGTAATGGCCTGGGTAACAGATTTTATCAATCATACCTTAAAAGCATAGTGATGCATTAATGTGACATAAATCATACAGTTCAAGTAATCTGTAATGATTTCGGTCTTCTCTTAACTCTGCACACAAGCATTGAAAAAAtagtatattattttttatcattattttatcatttatatGAATGATAAAATTGAGTGATGTATATCGATCATGTGAAAAACCTCCTTCACAGCAATATTTGAGCTGTAAGGTAGTTTCTCACTGAATGCAATGATGGCTGCAAGTAGCTAAAGCTAGTTTTGGACATCATTTCTTATGGTTATATTCCAAATCCTAGATGTGGCAATTAGTCACAGAGTAACTTTTCCCTCTGACTTATCACTGGTATTGAAGACAGTGAGCTACCAACGGTACTTCTGAATTAGAGATAGAGCTAAAATCTGAAGTGCCtttcacagaactgaaaataattctaatGTTGCGGCCAAGTTTGAATTATAACTGTTCCCTTGCAGTTGCAATCAGATATAAAATTCTTTGTCActtgaaattctgaaatactgtcAGTTAAATCATTAAGAAACTTCCTGCAGTACCAGAtacatctgcatttcttttattaatgtAAAAGTCACACTCAGTAAAGATCTGAAAGTGCATAGCTTTATTAATAGTTAAATACTCAACTATCGCATATGAGAGGCAACAAAAAGTGCAGAGTATTAATTACTTAAAATCTCATGACTTATGTCCATGACTTATGTTGTTTTGAAAGTTCATCCTACTTCCAAGAATTTTTCAGTAGAAATCTGCCCACACTTTTAAGAGAATGAGTTCTGTCTATCCTCTAAATTCTATAAATGATAATAAATTAGAGCGATATTTTTAGTGGATATATAATTCATGGACAGGAAGCGGGACAACCCTTTTACAAGGCAATGAGACACCAGAGAAACTGAGGGGGCCTCGGAAAAAACTGCTGGTTCACCTCAGGCTTAGACACTTAAGAGCGCAACCCAGGCAGTCCCTAAACACCACCACGCACTTACAGCACCAGCCTAGCAAGTTCACCtaagtatatatacatacctaCCACCAGGCTTTTATAGGCTAGGCCGGctgggcgccgcgccgcgccgcctcagGGAGGAGCAGACCACGCCCTAaccgccgccaccgcccgcgCGCCTCcaccgcccccggccccgcccctggCACTGCTCCGCGCTCCTATTGGCTCGTCCCACTCCGCCCCTTCTCGGGCTCGTGCGCGCGTTGCCCCGCTCTTCCGGGAGGGGGTGCGCGCGCGCGTGCGCGCTCAGCCCGGTGCTCTGTGGACGTTCTAGCCTGCCGTCTCTCTGCTAGcccgggggggaggagggggcggtGCTCGGATCACGTGAACGGAAGCGGCTGCAGCGGCGGAGCtcggcggccgttggggggcAGCGAGCGGCGGGAGGTCGCGGCCGGAGCGGCCGCGTCCTGAGGCGGAGgcacctcctccctcccccgcccccccacccTCGCTCCGCCCCGGCCGGGGCTTTTCGGTgagagcggcgcggcgccggcgtcCTCCGCCCCTTCCCCCGCGGAAGGGGACCTGTGCGGGCCTGCTGAGGTCCCCGGGGCGGGTTGGCCCCGTCCGAGCCGCCGGCTCGGgtggggccgcgccgggggtggggggtgggatGGCCGCGGTACTGCGCGCCTCTGTCCGGGGCCGTTTCTCTGAGGCTCGCAGCGGGAAGGCGGCCGGGCTGGTGTCGGGAAGGCGCTTGGAAAGCTGCGGCTGCTCTGAGTGGCTCTCTCGAATTTTCCATGTAAACGAGCGATCTTTTATGTGACCACTGGTGGTGAACAGGTTTCCCGGGAATTTTACAATTAGGCTGCGCTTTTACATGAGGTTACTAGCTGATGTGGTACAAGAGTGTCATGTTTTCCTGACTGCATGTGTAGAGAGGCCAAACAGTGTTCATTAGTGGCTTTCCCGAGTTGCTATATTGAATCTTTCCTATGTATTTGCTGGGCAGACTGTGCCTGTGAGATGGTGTCTTTGATAAATTCCATGTAGAAGAGGTTTTGTAACATTCCCTTACCTTACTGAAAAGACTATTCCTGCAGTCTCACAAGGGATTTATTAGAGTCTGAATTGAGCTCAGATCCCTCAAAGCGTGTTTCTGAGGAAGCA is a window encoding:
- the EXOC1L gene encoding exocyst complex component 1-like isoform X2 is translated as MVKHLRVDREEKYEIVEKWFLKDLEMIDGKEADTDNPYFDMHFHKVYSMEAYSCASKYTFARTLNELNEMYLKKDLKIVNFDNTYLNDDSFWSSNNRDCLVLMRICFYASNLLCLSLCPLS
- the EXOC1L gene encoding exocyst complex component 1-like isoform X1 translates to MSSLLKEDLAKRLFGPLRRRLHEFIEVEGAGAERLYLCAAVTKGEEVEICMVKHLRVDREEKYEIVEKWFLKDLEMIDGKEADTDNPYFDMHFHKVYSMEAYSCASKYTFARTLNELNEMYLKKDLKIVNFDNTYLNDDSFWSSNNRDCLVLMRICFYASNLLCLSLCPLS